AGCACAAACTGCGAAATCAAGATCCCTGAAAGGGCCAGCCTTAAAAGCCAAAAATATCCCCTCTCCCTGTTATTTTTCCCCCTCGCCAAACTTTTAACCCTCGACATCCAGGTAATTTTTAGTGGACACTTTATTTACTTTGGTGTACACTGCAATTGAAGTTTTTGTTGATCAAAGGAGAGAGGGGCTATGGAAATAAGTGTGAAAGAGGCCCGAAGCAAATTTAGATCGATCCTCGATCAAGTGCAGGAAGGAGACGAAGTGATCATTCGTCGCCGAGGAAAGGAAATCGCCCGTCTCGTGCCGCCCAGAGGTGAGGGAAAACGTTTACCGGCCTTAAAAAGTTTTCGAGCCGGGATTCGAATCAAGGGAGAATCTTTGAGCGTAGTTGTAAAACGCGGAAGGACCGAGGAACGTTATTGATGTTCTACATCGATACCAGTGTGATCGTGGCGTATTATTATCCGGAGCCGTTGAGTGAAAAGGCCGAGGCCTTTCTTATGGCCCATTTGCGCCCGGCAATCAGCACCTTAACCGAGGTGGAAATGTTTTCGGCGCTTTCAAGGAAGATTCGGGAGGGCCAGCTATCCCGCAAGGATGCCGCCAGAATTGTCGCTAAATTTCTCAGCCATGTGGATGGTCATTTTTACACCCACCTTTTTGTTGAACCGCATCATTATCGATTGGCCAGAGACTGGATTGGGCTTTTTAATACAAACTTAAAAACGCTCGATGCTTTACATTTGGCGATTGCTCATTTGGAAGGTTTGACCTTTGTAACCGCCGATCAGGGACTTGCGGAATCGGCCAAGGTCCTCACTCTGGAGGCCGTGGTGCTGAAAAAGTGAAACTTTGCCGAATGCCTACCTCTTGCCCCCTGGAATTCAGTCTTATCTCCATGCATAGCCAAAGAATTTAGTATTGGGTCCCCCGAATTTGCGATTGCTCTTAAAGCAGTGATTGACAGGTTCCATTAAAAGGCGTAAATTTCTTTCAATAATAAACAGGGGAAGGTAATTGTTTTCGCGGCTAAATGTTGACTACCTTTCACAGACTTATTAATGGCGATGCAAGGGATTTGTCCTTCCTGGATGATGAGTCCGTTCACCTCATCGTTACTTCTCCGCCGTACTGGAATCTCAAAAGATACCAGGAGAATCCCGATCAATTAGGGCATATCCAGGATTACGAGGCATTTCTGAATGA
This portion of the Deltaproteobacteria bacterium genome encodes:
- a CDS encoding type II toxin-antitoxin system VapC family toxin — translated: MFYIDTSVIVAYYYPEPLSEKAEAFLMAHLRPAISTLTEVEMFSALSRKIREGQLSRKDAARIVAKFLSHVDGHFYTHLFVEPHHYRLARDWIGLFNTNLKTLDALHLAIAHLEGLTFVTADQGLAESAKVLTLEAVVLKK
- a CDS encoding type II toxin-antitoxin system prevent-host-death family antitoxin, translating into MEISVKEARSKFRSILDQVQEGDEVIIRRRGKEIARLVPPRGEGKRLPALKSFRAGIRIKGESLSVVVKRGRTEERY